A section of the Bradyrhizobium oligotrophicum S58 genome encodes:
- a CDS encoding branched-chain amino acid ABC transporter permease — MTTNAQTDVGFHAKQHGRWHWSEFAFWIVVLAVGLAFPSRYLIMTEILRLALFAMSLDLILGYAGIVSLGHAAFFGVGAYCAGLLSVHGIINEPVLALIVGGLAAMVLGFATSFLVIRGVDLTRLMVTLGIALLMEALAERFSNITGGTDGLQGIDIQPIFGVFAFDMFGRTGFFYSLAVLFVLFLLARTIVHSPFGLSLRAIKNNPLRAAAVGIPVNKRLIAIYTVAAFYAGIAGALFTQTTALASLDVFSFERSADLVLMLVIGGSGYLYGGLIGAAVFRMLQELFQWITPQYWMFWIGLVLVVIVLVGRHRIHAYALWLPNLILKQIAGRKAAVALTDNEAP, encoded by the coding sequence ATGACGACGAATGCACAAACCGACGTCGGCTTCCACGCGAAGCAGCATGGCCGTTGGCACTGGAGCGAGTTCGCCTTCTGGATCGTCGTGCTGGCGGTCGGGCTGGCGTTCCCCTCGCGCTATCTGATCATGACCGAGATCCTGCGGCTGGCGCTGTTTGCGATGTCGCTCGACCTGATCCTCGGTTATGCTGGCATCGTCTCGCTCGGCCACGCCGCCTTCTTCGGCGTCGGCGCCTATTGCGCCGGACTGTTGTCGGTCCACGGCATCATCAACGAGCCGGTGCTGGCGCTGATCGTCGGCGGCCTTGCCGCCATGGTGCTCGGCTTCGCCACCAGCTTCCTCGTCATCCGCGGCGTCGACCTGACGCGGCTGATGGTGACGCTTGGTATCGCGCTCCTGATGGAAGCCTTGGCGGAGCGCTTCTCCAACATCACCGGCGGCACCGACGGTCTGCAGGGCATCGACATCCAGCCGATCTTCGGCGTGTTCGCTTTCGATATGTTCGGCAGGACCGGTTTCTTCTATTCGCTCGCGGTGCTGTTCGTGCTGTTCCTGCTGGCGCGAACCATCGTGCATTCGCCGTTCGGCCTGTCGCTGCGCGCCATCAAGAACAATCCGCTGCGCGCCGCCGCCGTCGGCATTCCCGTCAATAAGCGTCTGATCGCGATCTACACCGTCGCGGCGTTCTATGCCGGCATTGCCGGCGCGCTGTTCACCCAGACCACGGCGCTGGCCTCGCTCGACGTGTTCTCGTTCGAACGTTCCGCCGACCTCGTGCTGATGCTGGTCATCGGCGGCTCCGGCTATCTCTATGGCGGCTTGATCGGCGCCGCCGTGTTCCGGATGCTGCAGGAGCTGTTCCAGTGGATCACGCCGCAATACTGGATGTTCTGGATCGGCCTCGTGCTCGTCGTGATCGTGCTGGTCGGCCGCCA